One Paracoccus sp. TOH DNA segment encodes these proteins:
- a CDS encoding tail protein X, protein MIDRDSRYAKAAVLHLTDAQGRDIAYLDRRIIPDAPRIAARIAVADGDRLDLVAHRAYGDARQSWRVMDANPDPEPLALADTPGRRLNLTQPGEA, encoded by the coding sequence ATGATCGACCGCGATTCCCGTTATGCCAAGGCCGCCGTCCTGCACCTGACCGACGCGCAGGGCCGCGACATCGCCTATCTGGACCGCCGCATCATCCCCGACGCGCCGCGCATCGCCGCGCGCATCGCGGTCGCGGACGGCGACCGGCTGGACCTGGTGGCGCATCGCGCCTATGGCGACGCCCGCCAGTCCTGGCGGGTGATGGACGCCAATCCCGACCCCGAGCCGCTGGCGCTGGCCGACACCCCCGGCCGCCGCCTGAACCTGACCCAGCCGGGGGAGGCGTGA
- a CDS encoding baseplate J/gp47 family protein has protein sequence MARAESFLDERRERLAASAARVNGIAGIEVDAGDMTRLLLRFVHPLPGQPNGRPTAPALRPSDLLVEGGDRIRGVSVLAAEASGRELRLRVNRAGDFSTYRLRIRDGLPGWDPILREIRFAFRLHCDSGDCAAPPPAPARPAEPPQIDYLARDYDSYRRLMLDRMAVSVPGWTERNPADLGVALVEWLAFIGDALSYRLDHVGTEYALQTARLRVSAARHARLVGYRMHNGASARVLAQLRLAPGVTDFTLPDHGLAFLTRSDTDDGAVIPLAAAQPAVETGAVAFEPLAPAALRAAHDRIALHHWGDAGAVLARGATFCDLRDPDQALQLAEGDLLVLVQNRDPVTRRLSDADPGARQAVRLTKPPEMLADPLELLPPPGGGAAQPLRVWRIRWGAGDALRFDLDHGATAGEPMALALGNIVLADHGLTLPDPATDQPLAEPLGLAPDLTDPEEPPAPGQPDEPKPLAALDRPRPFRPRLARHDLSFAVPPDDGAASAAELLRVDPARAVAQISLRSTDETDRWLPVPDLLGQPADTLVFVPEVEADGTTRLRFGQPHGALPSLNGKTPLPGDGFTASYRVGHGRAGNIGAGALARVAASGAVAANVAGVTNPLPATGGAERETVAEVRQRAPVGFHLQRRAVTLADYEALLDAHPQVQRATARKRWLGGWPAIFLTVDRVAGLPVDQPFRQMLLDYLEPYRMMGHDLTVDAPILVPLTIAIRACAAADAFADKVAGALAARFSAGLAEDGRPGFFHPDNVTFGSRIYLSHIYRAGLDVPGVADLRVTAFGRSGQPDASAEGVLAFGPREIPVLSNDPNRPGEGRLTIETRGGR, from the coding sequence ATGGCACGCGCGGAAAGTTTCCTCGACGAAAGGCGCGAAAGGCTTGCCGCCTCGGCCGCGCGGGTGAACGGCATCGCCGGGATCGAGGTCGATGCCGGCGACATGACCCGGCTGCTGCTGCGCTTCGTCCATCCGCTGCCCGGCCAGCCGAACGGCCGCCCGACCGCGCCAGCGCTGCGGCCCTCGGACCTGCTGGTCGAGGGCGGCGACCGCATCCGCGGCGTCAGCGTGCTGGCGGCCGAGGCGTCGGGGCGCGAGCTGCGGCTGCGGGTGAACCGGGCGGGCGATTTCTCGACCTACCGGCTGCGCATCCGCGATGGCCTGCCGGGCTGGGATCCGATCCTGCGCGAGATCCGCTTCGCCTTCCGGCTGCATTGCGACAGCGGCGATTGCGCCGCCCCGCCGCCGGCGCCGGCGCGGCCGGCCGAGCCGCCGCAGATCGACTATCTGGCGCGCGACTACGACAGTTATCGCCGGCTGATGCTGGACCGCATGGCGGTCAGCGTGCCGGGCTGGACCGAGCGCAACCCGGCCGACCTGGGCGTGGCGCTGGTCGAATGGCTGGCCTTTATCGGCGACGCGCTCAGCTACCGGCTGGACCATGTCGGCACCGAATACGCGCTGCAGACGGCGCGGCTGCGGGTCTCGGCCGCGCGCCATGCCCGGCTGGTCGGCTACCGGATGCATAACGGCGCCAGCGCGCGGGTGCTGGCGCAGCTGCGGCTGGCGCCGGGGGTGACCGACTTCACCCTGCCCGATCACGGCCTGGCCTTCCTGACCCGCTCGGACACCGACGACGGGGCGGTGATCCCGCTGGCCGCCGCGCAGCCGGCGGTCGAGACCGGCGCCGTGGCCTTCGAGCCGCTGGCGCCCGCCGCCCTGCGCGCCGCCCATGACCGCATCGCCCTGCATCACTGGGGCGATGCCGGCGCGGTGCTGGCGCGGGGCGCCACCTTCTGCGACCTGCGCGACCCCGACCAGGCCCTGCAACTGGCCGAGGGCGACCTGCTGGTGCTGGTGCAGAACCGCGACCCGGTGACGCGCCGGCTGTCCGATGCCGATCCCGGCGCGCGCCAGGCGGTGCGGCTGACCAAGCCGCCCGAGATGCTGGCCGATCCGCTGGAGCTGCTGCCGCCGCCCGGCGGCGGCGCCGCGCAGCCGCTGCGGGTCTGGCGCATCCGCTGGGGGGCCGGGGACGCGCTGCGCTTCGACCTGGACCACGGCGCGACCGCAGGCGAACCGATGGCGCTGGCGCTTGGCAATATCGTGCTGGCCGATCACGGCCTGACCCTGCCCGACCCGGCGACCGACCAGCCGCTGGCCGAGCCGCTGGGCCTTGCCCCCGACCTGACCGACCCCGAGGAGCCGCCCGCCCCCGGCCAGCCCGACGAGCCGAAGCCGCTGGCGGCGCTGGACCGGCCGCGGCCCTTCCGCCCGCGCCTTGCCCGCCACGACCTGAGCTTCGCGGTGCCGCCGGACGACGGCGCGGCTTCGGCCGCCGAGCTGCTGCGGGTCGATCCGGCCCGGGCGGTGGCGCAGATCAGCCTGCGCTCGACCGACGAGACCGACCGCTGGCTGCCGGTGCCCGACCTGCTGGGCCAGCCCGCCGATACGCTGGTCTTCGTCCCCGAGGTCGAGGCCGACGGCACCACCCGGCTGCGCTTCGGCCAGCCGCACGGCGCCCTGCCCAGCCTGAACGGCAAGACGCCGCTGCCCGGTGACGGCTTCACCGCCAGCTATCGCGTCGGCCACGGCCGCGCCGGCAATATCGGCGCCGGGGCGCTGGCGCGGGTCGCCGCCTCGGGCGCGGTGGCGGCCAATGTCGCGGGCGTGACCAACCCGCTACCCGCCACCGGCGGCGCAGAGCGCGAGACCGTGGCGGAAGTGCGCCAGCGCGCGCCGGTCGGCTTCCACCTGCAAAGGCGCGCGGTGACGCTGGCCGATTACGAGGCGCTGCTGGACGCCCATCCCCAGGTGCAGCGCGCCACCGCCCGCAAGCGCTGGCTGGGCGGCTGGCCGGCGATCTTCCTGACCGTGGACCGGGTGGCCGGCCTGCCGGTGGATCAACCCTTCCGGCAGATGCTGCTCGACTATCTGGAACCCTACCGGATGATGGGCCACGACCTGACCGTGGACGCGCCGATCCTGGTGCCGCTGACCATCGCCATCCGCGCCTGCGCCGCAGCCGACGCCTTCGCCGACAAGGTGGCCGGGGCGCTGGCCGCGCGCTTTTCCGCCGGGCTGGCCGAGGACGGGCGGCCGGGCTTCTTCCATCCCGACAACGTCACCTTCGGCAGCCGCATCTACCTGAGCCATATCTACCGCGCCGGGCTCGATGTGCCGGGGGTGGCCGACCTGCGCGTCACCGCCTTTGGCCGCTCGGGCCAGCCCGATGCCAGCGCCGAGGGCGTGCTGGCCTTTGGCCCGCGCGAGATCCCGGTGCTGTCGAACGACCCGAACCGCCCCGGCGAGGGACGGCTGACCATCGAGACGAGGGGGGGCAGATGA
- a CDS encoding phage baseplate assembly protein V: MNEQTTRAGYFGKYRGTVSNNTDPLQKGRLQVQVPAVYGTNTLNWAMPSVPFAGSGVGFYLIPPVGANIWVEFEGGNIDAPIWSGCFWGEGECPGQTPMVKIIKTQAATITLDEVNSSAPLVIETPSGNRITITAQGITLESSGGAKVELSGPKVTVNSGALEVT; encoded by the coding sequence ATGAACGAACAGACGACGCGCGCCGGCTATTTCGGCAAGTATCGCGGCACGGTGTCGAACAACACCGACCCGCTGCAAAAGGGCCGGCTGCAGGTGCAGGTGCCGGCCGTCTACGGCACCAACACGCTGAACTGGGCCATGCCCTCGGTGCCCTTCGCCGGCTCGGGCGTCGGCTTCTACCTGATCCCGCCGGTGGGCGCCAATATCTGGGTCGAGTTCGAGGGCGGCAATATCGACGCCCCCATCTGGTCCGGCTGCTTCTGGGGCGAGGGCGAATGCCCCGGCCAGACGCCGATGGTCAAGATCATCAAGACCCAGGCCGCCACGATCACGCTGGACGAGGTGAATTCCTCGGCGCCGCTGGTGATCGAGACCCCGTCGGGCAACCGCATCACCATCACCGCGCAGGGCATCACGCTGGAAAGCTCGGGCGGCGCCAAGGTCGAGCTTTCGGGGCCCAAGGTCACGGTGAACTCGGGCGCATTGGAGGTGACGTGA
- a CDS encoding GPW/gp25 family protein: protein MTDLSAPFRIDGTGRTATTGDARRHARDLIEAVLFTAPGERVNRPDFGSGLLEMLFDTNNQALETAADFLIQTAIQKHLSEILTVSELSLRRDEGLLEIALSYVLRDTGETVSDTFRREV from the coding sequence ATGACCGATCTTTCCGCCCCCTTCCGCATCGACGGCACCGGCCGCACCGCCACCACCGGCGACGCCCGCCGCCACGCCCGCGACCTGATCGAGGCGGTCTTGTTCACCGCCCCGGGCGAGCGGGTGAACCGGCCCGATTTCGGCTCGGGCCTGCTGGAGATGCTGTTCGATACCAACAACCAGGCGCTGGAGACCGCCGCCGATTTCCTGATCCAGACGGCGATCCAGAAGCACCTGTCCGAGATCCTGACCGTCTCGGAACTAAGCCTGCGCCGCGACGAGGGGCTGCTGGAGATCGCCCTCTCCTATGTCCTGCGCGACACCGGCGAGACGGTCAGCGACACCTTCAGGCGCGAGGTCTAG
- a CDS encoding DUF6519 domain-containing protein, whose translation MTGDFSRWRGLNAKHRGYSGVLMQQGRLYTDSDWNENTAIQTERMESALARVIGPGGTPKTAPGFAITAGAGGFGIGAGSYWVDGVRVENPAPISYADQGGGLNLEPLTEIVQDGAEMLIHLELRKDEVSALQDGLLADPALSGVDTAVRERAHWRVAIRPVTLTDAERAEIVARAGCGHAPDFPDWRPGTGRMSAGTAPAADLPDDSDCLIPPDAGYLSQENQLYRVQIVRGGTRAQARFVWSRENGSVTARLGRNEGGAFILLGAREDEALGFPSGGWVEVLDDRDAALGRPGTFTRMTLTEGVATFSPGIGNFDQMVNPRVRRWDHGGASALGLPLTAAPTLLERGVQVAFTDGSYVAGDAWMFEARAATGAVIWPPCPGAADAAVPPMTWGVRRVPLALAWRAGDGIAQITDLRATFPALTCLQAEDVGYDDSATGLGAETVQEAIEALAGRSGQGLCTALVRNRDELRAAVEALVPGQSIRLCLAGGNFQLQQTLPLTRLGHVIVQGTGPQTVVSVAEGEAALLFEGCASVRVADLSVNGGPNGNGSGRHGALTMLGCGDITVERVRAGCRSGLDRASACIASIGRLGRRQELRIRDCVLKPGQAQIGVQVVGASRIIVEDNLIRPAAASPGLPALRIAADARQRALIGRGLLRFSTARDSSWPALTVRRARNPFSDEPPDQLDEIDEERFYFDGQAIEIPMYRGGVALRMLPGFGPALARALAANSKSRIVDPREMRRHLRNLLSEAAGHGGRAVIAGRTVNLLPDKHFRLAQTPFLAQGIVIGGDTVEEARITGNRIEAANDGIRIAASGRGDPREPIWRSRPPANRIAHAVVSGNTITLNPLSSATPAHGLFLGHVARASVGQNSVAMAEGLFPVEAPAPHFGICQFGWRGHLLTICENHVTGMDTGIAVIPGLADIVRGVWRLRDNAALRTRRAYVTAQAVDVI comes from the coding sequence ATGACCGGGGATTTTTCACGCTGGCGCGGCCTGAACGCGAAGCATCGCGGCTATTCGGGCGTGCTGATGCAGCAGGGCCGGCTTTACACCGACTCGGACTGGAACGAGAATACGGCCATCCAGACCGAGCGCATGGAAAGCGCGCTTGCCCGCGTCATCGGGCCGGGCGGCACGCCCAAGACCGCACCGGGCTTCGCCATCACCGCCGGCGCGGGCGGCTTCGGCATCGGCGCCGGCAGCTATTGGGTGGATGGCGTCCGGGTCGAGAACCCGGCGCCGATCTCCTATGCCGACCAGGGCGGCGGGCTGAACCTGGAACCGCTGACCGAGATCGTGCAGGACGGCGCCGAGATGCTGATCCATCTGGAGCTGCGCAAGGACGAGGTCTCGGCGCTGCAGGACGGGCTGCTGGCCGATCCGGCGCTGTCGGGCGTCGATACGGCGGTGCGCGAGCGCGCGCATTGGCGCGTCGCCATCCGCCCGGTGACGCTGACCGATGCCGAGCGCGCCGAGATCGTCGCCCGCGCCGGCTGCGGCCATGCGCCGGACTTTCCGGACTGGCGCCCCGGCACCGGCCGGATGAGTGCCGGCACCGCCCCCGCCGCCGACCTGCCCGACGACAGCGACTGCCTGATCCCGCCCGATGCCGGCTATCTGAGCCAGGAGAACCAGCTTTATCGCGTCCAGATCGTCCGGGGCGGCACGCGGGCGCAGGCGCGCTTCGTCTGGTCGCGCGAGAACGGCTCGGTCACCGCGCGGCTCGGCCGCAACGAGGGCGGCGCGTTCATCCTGCTGGGCGCGCGCGAGGACGAGGCGCTGGGTTTCCCTTCGGGCGGCTGGGTCGAGGTGCTTGACGACCGCGACGCCGCGCTTGGCCGGCCCGGCACCTTCACCCGCATGACCCTGACCGAGGGCGTGGCGACCTTCTCGCCCGGCATCGGCAATTTCGACCAGATGGTGAACCCGCGCGTCCGGCGCTGGGACCATGGCGGCGCCTCGGCGCTCGGCCTGCCGCTGACGGCCGCGCCGACCCTGCTGGAGCGCGGCGTGCAGGTCGCCTTCACCGACGGCAGCTATGTCGCGGGCGACGCCTGGATGTTCGAGGCCCGCGCCGCCACCGGCGCGGTGATCTGGCCGCCCTGTCCCGGCGCCGCGGACGCGGCGGTGCCGCCGATGACCTGGGGCGTGCGGCGGGTGCCGCTGGCGTTGGCGTGGCGCGCGGGCGATGGCATCGCGCAGATCACCGACCTGCGCGCCACCTTCCCGGCGCTGACCTGTCTGCAGGCCGAGGATGTCGGCTATGACGACAGCGCCACCGGGCTGGGCGCCGAGACCGTGCAAGAGGCGATCGAGGCGCTGGCCGGCCGCTCGGGTCAGGGACTTTGCACGGCGCTGGTGCGCAACCGCGACGAGCTGCGCGCCGCCGTCGAGGCGCTGGTGCCCGGCCAGAGCATCCGGCTGTGCCTGGCCGGCGGGAATTTCCAGCTGCAGCAGACGCTGCCCCTAACCCGGCTGGGCCATGTGATCGTGCAGGGCACCGGGCCGCAGACCGTGGTCTCGGTCGCCGAGGGCGAGGCGGCATTGCTGTTCGAGGGCTGCGCCTCGGTGCGGGTCGCGGATCTGTCGGTGAACGGCGGGCCGAATGGCAATGGCAGCGGCCGCCACGGCGCGCTGACCATGCTGGGCTGCGGCGACATCACGGTGGAACGGGTGCGGGCGGGCTGCCGCTCGGGCCTTGACCGCGCCTCGGCCTGCATCGCCAGCATCGGCCGGCTGGGCCGCCGGCAAGAGCTTCGCATCCGCGACTGCGTGCTGAAACCCGGCCAGGCCCAGATCGGCGTCCAGGTCGTGGGCGCCAGCCGCATCATCGTCGAGGACAACCTGATCCGGCCTGCCGCTGCCAGCCCCGGGCTCCCGGCGCTGCGCATCGCCGCGGACGCCCGCCAGCGTGCCCTGATCGGGCGCGGCCTGCTGCGCTTCAGTACGGCACGCGATAGCAGCTGGCCTGCTTTGACAGTCCGGCGCGCGCGCAATCCGTTCTCCGACGAGCCGCCTGATCAGCTCGACGAAATCGACGAAGAAAGGTTCTACTTCGACGGCCAAGCCATCGAGATTCCGATGTATCGGGGGGGCGTCGCCCTGCGCATGCTGCCGGGCTTCGGCCCGGCGCTGGCCCGTGCCCTGGCGGCGAACAGCAAAAGCCGCATCGTCGATCCGCGCGAGATGCGCCGTCACCTGCGCAACCTGCTCAGCGAGGCCGCCGGTCACGGCGGCCGGGCCGTGATCGCCGGCAGGACGGTGAACCTGTTGCCCGACAAGCATTTCCGCCTGGCGCAGACGCCTTTCCTGGCCCAGGGCATCGTCATCGGCGGCGATACCGTGGAGGAGGCACGCATCACCGGCAACCGGATCGAGGCCGCCAATGACGGCATCCGCATCGCCGCCTCGGGGCGCGGGGATCCGCGCGAGCCGATCTGGCGCAGCCGCCCGCCGGCGAACCGCATCGCCCATGCCGTTGTCAGCGGCAACACGATCACGCTGAACCCGCTCTCCAGCGCCACGCCGGCGCATGGGCTGTTCTTGGGCCATGTCGCGCGGGCCTCGGTCGGGCAGAACAGCGTCGCGATGGCCGAGGGCCTGTTCCCGGTCGAGGCGCCTGCGCCGCATTTCGGCATCTGCCAGTTCGGCTGGCGCGGGCATCTGCTGACCATCTGCGAGAACCACGTCACCGGCATGGATACCGGCATCGCCGTGATCCCCGGCCTTGCCGACATCGTGCGCGGCGTCTGGCGGCTGCGCGACAATGCCGCCCTGCGCACGCGGCGCGCCTATGTCACCGCGCAGGCGGTCGACGTGATCTAG
- a CDS encoding phage tail protein, with the protein MRLTTEDIFALLPAYMRLRDAAEGAAVKGRLDPTDPREAQDFGPLRTLASLIAREAQVADEQIDRLYDDAFIETCAPWVVPYLGDLLGVRGLGDIPEGLDLRARVADALALRARKGTLRALEHAVSESANLPALAVEYGRKLVHAQSMRLTHPAMGAAVDFRDKPGLARIGAAYERASRGVEVRRIDTRGGRWNLGNVGLHVWRLRPWPISNHQVNPVVAGRRAFRFHPLGCDAPLFDRAQARPPIEQSMRESALPIPISRALMAEDPGRFYGEGRAIRVFVGNAEVPLAEIRAAHLGDRAGGGTEPWNRAPLPDRTLIDPELGRLVVGANRSGTVRVTCHFARPCEIGGGEQARLASIGSVEDAVTIPPSVVIATRIAENGSAGTFLLEQSTHYRAGASIAVPDGGVLRLIAAEGRFPTVRLSAPLTITLGRAARVELNGLRLHGGMLRIRGNANAPGTLVLRDCTLVPGLGLDRLGDPVSPGEVSLLIEATGMALDCERVVTGPVRLASDVEAGFADCIIDAGSGTARAIFAAPNTLRHVLSLTRCTLRGRVETDGFTGGLIAEEETAGGLPATTDTLFLGAAPAVTAARRQVGCIRFSLVPEGSPTPRLYRCIRGPAPVFAGLRYADPDYFLLAPGTPDALRRGAENGGEIGAYNRAALTVRDDNIARSIEDFLRFGHAAGIFHES; encoded by the coding sequence ATGAGACTGACGACCGAGGACATCTTCGCCCTGCTGCCCGCCTATATGCGGCTGCGCGACGCGGCCGAGGGCGCCGCGGTCAAGGGCCGGCTCGATCCGACCGACCCGCGCGAGGCGCAGGATTTCGGCCCGCTGCGCACGCTCGCCTCGCTGATCGCGCGCGAGGCGCAGGTGGCGGACGAGCAGATCGACCGGCTTTACGACGACGCCTTCATCGAGACCTGCGCGCCCTGGGTGGTGCCCTATCTGGGCGATCTGCTGGGCGTGCGGGGCCTGGGCGACATTCCCGAAGGGCTGGACCTGCGCGCCCGCGTCGCCGATGCGCTGGCGCTGCGCGCGCGCAAGGGCACGCTGCGGGCGCTGGAACACGCCGTTTCGGAAAGCGCCAACCTGCCGGCGCTGGCGGTGGAATACGGCCGCAAGCTGGTGCATGCGCAGTCGATGCGCCTGACGCATCCCGCCATGGGCGCGGCGGTGGATTTCCGCGACAAGCCGGGGCTGGCGCGGATCGGCGCGGCCTATGAGCGCGCCTCGCGCGGGGTCGAGGTCCGGCGCATCGACACGCGCGGCGGGCGCTGGAACCTGGGCAATGTCGGGCTGCATGTCTGGCGGCTGCGGCCCTGGCCGATCAGCAACCATCAGGTGAACCCGGTGGTGGCGGGGCGGCGCGCCTTCCGCTTCCATCCGCTGGGCTGCGACGCGCCGCTTTTCGACCGCGCCCAGGCCCGGCCGCCCATCGAACAGTCGATGCGCGAATCCGCCCTGCCGATCCCGATCAGCCGCGCGCTGATGGCCGAGGATCCCGGCCGCTTCTATGGCGAGGGCCGGGCGATCCGGGTTTTCGTCGGCAATGCCGAGGTGCCGCTGGCCGAGATCCGCGCCGCCCATCTGGGCGACCGCGCCGGCGGTGGCACCGAGCCGTGGAACCGCGCGCCCCTGCCCGACCGCACCCTGATCGACCCGGAACTGGGCCGGCTGGTGGTCGGGGCGAACCGCAGCGGCACGGTGCGCGTCACCTGCCATTTCGCCCGCCCCTGCGAGATCGGCGGCGGCGAACAGGCCCGGCTGGCCTCGATCGGTTCGGTCGAGGACGCGGTGACGATCCCGCCCTCGGTGGTCATCGCCACCCGCATCGCCGAGAACGGCAGCGCCGGCACCTTCCTGCTGGAGCAAAGCACGCATTACCGCGCGGGCGCCAGCATCGCGGTCCCGGACGGCGGCGTGCTGCGGCTGATCGCCGCCGAGGGACGCTTCCCGACCGTGCGGCTTTCCGCGCCCCTGACCATCACCCTGGGCCGCGCTGCGCGGGTCGAGCTGAACGGGCTGCGGCTGCATGGCGGCATGCTGCGCATCCGCGGCAATGCCAATGCGCCCGGCACGCTGGTCCTGCGCGATTGCACGCTGGTGCCGGGGCTGGGGCTCGACCGGCTGGGCGACCCGGTCTCGCCCGGCGAGGTCTCGCTGCTGATTGAGGCGACGGGCATGGCGCTGGACTGCGAGCGGGTGGTGACCGGGCCGGTTCGGCTGGCCTCGGATGTCGAGGCGGGCTTCGCCGATTGTATCATCGACGCCGGCAGCGGCACGGCGCGGGCGATCTTCGCGGCCCCGAACACGCTGCGCCACGTCCTCAGCCTGACCCGCTGCACGCTGCGCGGCCGGGTCGAGACCGACGGCTTCACCGGCGGCCTGATCGCCGAGGAGGAGACGGCCGGGGGCCTGCCCGCCACCACCGACACGCTGTTTCTGGGTGCGGCCCCGGCGGTGACGGCCGCGCGGCGGCAGGTCGGCTGCATCCGCTTTTCGCTGGTGCCCGAGGGATCGCCGACACCCCGGCTCTATCGCTGCATCCGCGGCCCGGCGCCGGTCTTCGCCGGCCTGCGCTATGCCGATCCCGACTATTTCCTGCTGGCCCCCGGCACGCCCGACGCCCTGCGCCGCGGGGCCGAGAACGGCGGCGAGATCGGCGCCTATAACCGCGCCGCCCTGACCGTCCGCGACGACAACATCGCCCGCAGCATCGAGGATTTCCTGCGCTTCGGCCATGCCGCGGGGATCTTCCATGAAAGCTGA
- a CDS encoding AAA family ATPase, whose translation MTRHQAISAAARQARALELAGRHAMALLQGEPAEPLLAQLEDLSALGPVALLQIARRFGLSALDLDLFCLIAAPELGIEPAAALAAHPLARHGRATPALCGMVLGAEAGPALSATALLRQGALVEALPGHGFSQRVLAVPEAVALALIAAPVPDPALAPALSPCMAAPHPQAGALAEALLRARAQNPAPILHLATADPVEAGALAAEAVAGLGLRLAALEPRLLPQDLDPARAAQLLNRDVVLTETAMLIPATPEGCLIADRLLGPCLLWGLSPQPTQRPRASLAPVRTTPLPGSEMADAQASHATGLAPDLPALIRARAAQGLEGLAQRIAPQARWDDLVLPPAQLQQLRQLAACRRHGPRVLDDWGFRAKSARGLGLTALFSGPSGTGKTMAAEILARELCEDGGALALYRVDLAALTSKYIGETQKNIGRIFDAAEDAGAVLLFDEGEAIFARRSPEVKDSHDRHANSETSYLLQRLESYAGIAIVTTNLRAAVDDAFLRRFRAVIDFPFPDAAQRALIWQAVLPEALPRDAIDFDALARLAVTGGFIRSIALTAAWLAAESGGRLGMAHLERAARQEYMKLGKPLSEAELRGFR comes from the coding sequence ATGACCCGGCACCAGGCCATATCCGCCGCCGCGCGGCAGGCACGGGCGCTGGAGCTGGCCGGCCGGCATGCCATGGCGCTGCTGCAAGGCGAACCGGCCGAGCCCCTGCTGGCGCAGCTCGAAGACCTCTCGGCGCTCGGGCCGGTGGCGCTCTTGCAGATCGCCCGGCGCTTCGGCCTGTCGGCGCTGGATCTCGACCTGTTCTGCCTGATCGCCGCGCCCGAACTGGGCATCGAGCCCGCCGCCGCCCTGGCCGCGCATCCGCTGGCCCGGCACGGCCGCGCCACGCCGGCGCTGTGCGGCATGGTGCTGGGGGCCGAGGCCGGTCCGGCGCTTTCTGCCACCGCGCTGCTGCGCCAGGGAGCGCTGGTCGAGGCGTTGCCGGGCCATGGGTTTTCCCAGCGGGTGCTGGCGGTGCCCGAGGCGGTGGCCTTGGCCCTGATCGCCGCGCCGGTCCCCGATCCGGCGCTGGCCCCGGCGCTTTCACCCTGCATGGCCGCGCCGCATCCGCAGGCGGGTGCGCTGGCCGAGGCGCTGCTGAGGGCGCGCGCGCAAAACCCGGCGCCGATCCTGCACCTGGCCACCGCCGACCCGGTCGAGGCCGGCGCGCTGGCCGCCGAGGCCGTGGCGGGGCTGGGCCTGCGCCTGGCGGCGTTGGAGCCGCGGCTGCTGCCGCAGGATCTCGACCCGGCGCGCGCCGCGCAACTGCTCAACCGCGACGTGGTGCTGACCGAAACGGCCATGCTGATCCCGGCCACGCCCGAAGGCTGCCTGATCGCCGACCGGCTGCTGGGGCCATGCCTGCTTTGGGGCCTTTCCCCGCAACCGACGCAGCGGCCCCGCGCCAGCCTTGCCCCGGTCCGCACCACTCCGCTGCCCGGCAGCGAGATGGCGGATGCGCAGGCCAGCCACGCCACCGGCCTGGCCCCCGACCTGCCGGCGCTGATCCGCGCCCGCGCCGCCCAGGGGCTGGAGGGACTGGCGCAGCGCATCGCGCCGCAGGCGCGCTGGGACGACCTGGTCCTGCCGCCCGCGCAGTTGCAGCAATTGCGCCAGCTTGCCGCCTGCCGCCGCCACGGGCCGCGCGTGCTGGACGACTGGGGCTTCCGCGCCAAGTCGGCGCGCGGGCTTGGACTGACGGCGCTGTTCAGCGGCCCCTCGGGCACCGGCAAGACCATGGCGGCCGAAATCCTGGCCCGCGAACTCTGCGAGGACGGCGGCGCGCTGGCGCTCTATCGCGTCGACCTGGCGGCGCTGACCTCGAAATATATCGGCGAGACGCAGAAGAACATCGGCCGCATCTTCGACGCCGCCGAGGATGCGGGCGCGGTGCTGCTTTTCGACGAGGGCGAGGCGATCTTCGCCCGCCGCTCGCCCGAGGTGAAAGACAGCCACGACCGCCACGCCAATTCCGAGACCTCCTACCTGCTGCAGCGGCTGGAAAGCTATGCCGGCATCGCCATCGTGACCACGAACCTGCGCGCGGCGGTGGACGACGCCTTCCTGCGCCGCTTCCGCGCGGTGATCGACTTCCCCTTCCCCGACGCCGCGCAGCGGGCGCTGATCTGGCAGGCGGTGCTGCCCGAGGCGCTGCCCCGCGACGCCATCGACTTCGACGCGCTGGCCCGGCTGGCGGTGACCGGCGGCTTCATCCGCTCGATCGCGCTGACCGCCGCCTGGCTTGCGGCCGAAAGCGGCGGGCGGCTGGGCATGGCGCATCTGGAGCGCGCGGCGCGGCAGGAATACATGAAGCTTGGCAAGCCGCTGTCCGAGGCGGAACTGCGGGGCTTCCGATGA